Proteins found in one Hymenobacter sp. J193 genomic segment:
- a CDS encoding DUF6331 family protein — MPKQDSLRIGTSESINLMDFDPLSDAMLELGRPEATEAGALALTSLDIFWNQLEVDCVAQCCGVYAFDWWPNNILKAAQGLNKQEVVEELRQMEKAVYQSDKPIVCHHRLNQLFARASFLQLQKHLLSILTGEGAS; from the coding sequence ATGCCCAAGCAAGATTCTCTCCGGATCGGTACTAGTGAATCGATTAACCTGATGGATTTCGATCCATTAAGCGACGCTATGTTAGAATTGGGCCGTCCGGAAGCGACCGAAGCGGGTGCGTTGGCATTGACCTCTCTGGATATTTTTTGGAATCAGTTGGAAGTCGATTGCGTAGCACAGTGTTGCGGCGTGTACGCCTTCGATTGGTGGCCGAACAACATCCTCAAAGCGGCCCAGGGGCTGAACAAACAAGAAGTTGTGGAGGAGCTTCGTCAGATGGAGAAAGCCGTTTACCAGAGTGATAAACCGATTGTCTGCCACCATCGCTTAAACCAGCTTTTTGCGCGGGCTTCATTCCTGCAATTACAGAAGCATCTGCTCTCGATACTGACTGGCGAAGGAGCCAGCTAA
- a CDS encoding recombinase family protein, translated as MRVALYARVSTADKDQDPENQLLVLRREAERAGDVVYKEYVDQDSGRRSESRKAFQELMRDAQKRKFDLVRVWDLSRFSREGIEKVFEHTSLLEQCGVSFWSYAEPLLNTTGPMKDLMKAMIAWAAGYYSQRLSENVSSGLARKRQKAAEQGEVYVHGRRALARELVARIQQLQQEGLSVRKISAAVQVPVGTVHKYLKVESPLSQTADYTTSSTG; from the coding sequence ATGAGAGTAGCGCTTTACGCCCGCGTGTCCACCGCCGACAAGGACCAGGATCCGGAGAATCAGCTGCTGGTGCTGCGCCGGGAGGCTGAGCGCGCCGGCGACGTGGTCTACAAGGAATACGTGGATCAGGACTCGGGCCGCAGGAGCGAGAGCCGCAAAGCCTTTCAGGAGCTGATGCGCGATGCGCAGAAGCGCAAGTTCGACCTGGTGCGCGTGTGGGACTTGAGCCGCTTCAGCCGCGAGGGCATCGAGAAGGTATTTGAGCACACCTCCCTGCTGGAGCAGTGCGGGGTAAGCTTCTGGAGCTACGCCGAGCCGCTGCTCAACACCACCGGCCCGATGAAGGACTTGATGAAGGCCATGATTGCCTGGGCCGCCGGCTACTACTCGCAGCGGCTGAGCGAGAACGTGAGCTCGGGCCTAGCGCGGAAGCGGCAGAAGGCGGCCGAACAAGGCGAGGTGTACGTGCACGGCCGCCGGGCCTTGGCGCGTGAACTCGTGGCCCGGATCCAGCAGTTGCAGCAGGAGGGACTAAGCGTCCGCAAGATCAGCGCCGCCGTGCAAGTGCCGGTGGGTACGGTCCATAAGTATTTAAAGGTAGAGTCACCTTTGTCGCAAACGGCAGACTACACCACTTCTTCTACGGGTTGA